CATCTGCCGGGCCGCCTCATCGAATGCGACTCCGCCGAAGCCGGTACCCATCGCGGGCATCGCAATGCGCAAAAGCAGCGGCTCGCCAGTCTGAGCATGCAGCCGATTTTGCCGTGCAATCGCCAGCAATGCTGCCCAGGTCGCGTTGTACACCCGATCGGTCCCGGCAATGTTCCCTGGCGTGCGCATGGTCGGCGCATGCACAATCCACGGAATCGCCGCATCGCCCGTGGCCACCAGAAACGCCGTGCCCACTGGCTGCTCGCCAAGAAACTCATTGGCAATGTGCTGCTGCACCTGCTGCATGAGTTCCGTGCCGAAGCGACGAATCACCGCCGCATCAATCCCTGCGGTCATGATTCCGTAGGAATTCCCCGCCGTGACAAACGCATCGATTTGCGGCAATTCCTCGAACCGCCCGGGAAAATACCGCACGCCCGGCAACCCATCAAACCGCCGCCGAAACGCCGCCTGCATCTCCGCGTCCGGATGCACCAACCAAAGCTCGTCGATCATGGCGACTTCCCCTTTCAAAAAGTCTCCAGAATCGCCTCCTGAATTTCGACGAACAGCCCAGACGATTTTCACATCGTCATCCTCAGAATCATGCCAAAGCAATCTCCGAGGATGCCGATTTCACCGCCGAACCCGACTCAATACGGAGCGCGTTCCTCAATCTCACGAGCGAATTCACCTAATTTATCAATGATTTTTTCGAGTCGATCCTCTGATTTCAGCCATCCCCCGGCAGTACCAATTTTCTGTTGATCCACTGCGTTCTTCGCTCGATCCTTGGCATGCTCACTATCATGGGCTGCGTAATTTCGGAGCGCCGAAAGCTGCTCCAGAGTCACTTTATATTTCGGCTGCTTCACAACCTCACACAAATAATGGTCATCCTGAACGAATCGCTTAATTGTCTTAATCAATCCATCTCGTCCCTGAAAATCAAATCCCTTACCATTTGTCACGAGATATTCACAGACTTCTGCGGTCAGATGCTTTGGAAAATCAATCCCAGTTTGTTGTGAAATCGCCGAGGTGTCATGATTGAGTGCTCCCACTAACAAATCTAACATGAGTGCTTCGAATGATCGATATAATCGTAGGATTCCATATTCATAGGCCCATGTGACATGCTGATCGGACATGCTCGATTTTGCCATTTCCAAAAATGCTCGAATTTCGAGAGCTTCTTGCATGAACTCTAATGCACTTTTCTTTAATCCGAGTTTGCGAGGCATGTGATACTCCCGATTTACGACTGGTTACGAGCACCCCTTAATATCCCACAAGTCCATAAACCATGGTAAAAGGATTGATTCTTCTTGGCAAGTATCGATTCCAACACAAGTCAACAGGGGACTTGCGAGCTGGCAGCTGCGCACTTTTGAGGGGATTTTTTCGGTCGAATCTGGCGGTGGGGATGCGGTAGACTGGGGACATCTCGAACGGAGTTGTTCCAAGTGAGGGGTGGATGATGGTGCGGAATCGGTTGCGGTTATTGGGGTTGGGGCTTGGCTTGACGCTGGGGTTGATGGGCCTGCACGCGGCGGAGCCGGTGAGCCCGCCGAGCAAGGCGGAATCGGCGACGACGGTCCTTCCATCGGCGAAGATCGATGGGACCGGGCCGGGTTGGGTGGCACTCAAACGCAGTGATTTCGCGGATGTGAATTGCAAGCCGGATACCTGGAAATTCCAAGACGATGGACTCATCACCTGCACGGGTCAGCCGGTGGGCGTGATTCGGACCACGAAGAAATATACGAATTTCGAACTGGTCGTGGAATGGAAGCATCTGCGCAGTGCGGGGAATTCGGGAGTGTTTGTCTGGGCGTTGGATGAGCCGTTGATGAGCCTGAAGCCGGGGCAGTTGCCGCATGGCATCGAAGTGCAAGTGTTGGATTTGGGCTACACGGAACAATACGAAAAAGCGACGGGGAAGAAGGCCACTTGGTTTACCACGCATGGCGATGTCTTCCGCGTTGGGGCCGCTCAGTTGAAGCCGTTCCCGCCGATTTCGCCGGATGGAAGCCGGAGTTTCCCGCGGAAGAATCTCACGAAGGGAATCAACGAATGGAATCATTACTATGTGCGTGCCATTAATGGCGAAATTCGGTTGTGGGTGAACGGCGAAGAGGTTTCGGGTGGGAACGGTGCCAACCCTGCGACGGGGTATCTCTGCTTGGAATCGGAAGGCTCGCCGATCGAATTTCGGAATTTGCGAATTCGGGAATTGCCGTAAGTTGGCAATTGGGAGATATTTCGTCTACGGATTGACAGAAAGCAAGTGCAGACTCCACTTGCGTTTGGTATACTCGTTGCGATTCGCGCCCGGGATGATTCTGCGAAGCATCCCGGAGAGTCGGCCCCTCTCCCGAGATCGCCGTACGTATCCCGCTTGACAAAGGAAACCGCATGAGCACCGGCAGTACCCCCGCCGCGCCCACGCCCCTGCATGCCCGCACGTTCTTGGGCCATCCGTTGGGGCTATACGTTCTGTTCTTCACCGAAATGTGGGAACGCTTCAGCTACTACGGCATGCGTGGTCTGCTGATGCTGTACATGATTAACTACTTCCGTTGGGTGCCTTCGGATGCCTCGACGGTGTACAAAATCTACACCACACTCGTCTATGTCACCCCGATTCTGGGTGGCTTCTTGGCGGATCGCTACCTGGGCAACCGCATGGCGGTCATCATCGGAGCGACACTCATGGCCATCGGGCACTTCCTGATGGCCTTTGAAGATTATCCCATCTTTCTGACGGCGCTGGGGTTCCTGATTATCGGGAACGGATTCTTCAAGCCGAATATGTCCACCATCGTCGGACGGCTCTACCCGGCGAACGACCCCAGACGCGACGGGGCGTACACCATCTTCTACATGGGCATTAACCTGGGTGCGTTTCTCTCGCCGTTGGTCTGCGGCTGGTTGGCCGAGAATACCTTGGGAAGCTATCACAGCGGCTTCACCATGGCGGGCATTGGCATGGTGATTGGGCTGGTGACGTACCTCTTGGGCCAGCCGCTGATTAAAGAAATCGTCGATTCCGTTCCGCCTGCCGAAATCGCCAATTCCGCCCCGACGCCAACCAATACCGCACTCAGCGAAGCCGAAGCCGCCAAAACCCCATCGGTGCTTGGTGGCCTCAGCAAAATCATGCCGACGCTGCTGTTCGGTGCGGGTGGCTTGATGGTGTTGACCGCCGTCATTCTTCTCAGCAACGGGACGTTGAACTTTTTCAATGCCGTGATGCTGGCCTTGGGTGGGATTTCGTCGGGCATCATCGCCTGGCTCGCATCGAAGTACGAAGGTGGCCTGCGCGATCGCATTTTGGCCATCGTCGGGTTGGGCATCTTCGTGATTTTCTTTTGGGCCGCGTTTGAACAAGCGGGCAACGTGCTGAATATCTGGGCCGATAAACACACGCTCCGCTACATGAACGAGGACGAAAAAGCACCCACCGTTCGCCAAGGGATCCCGTCCGATCCCACCGAAAAAGAGCGCGAACAATCGACGGTGATGGAACGACTAAGCAAGATGTTTGTTCTGAAAGAAACGAAGGCAGAAGTCGCCCAGAACGATGACAAAGGTTTCTTGCATCCGTTGGTCAATCCGATTCCCACGGCGTGGTTCCAATCGATCAATGCCGTCTTGATCGTGCTCATTGCCCCCATTATGGCGTGGCTGTGGTTGCGGTTAGGGTCGAAACAGCCGTCGATTCCGATGAAGATGGCCATTGGCCTGGGCTTTATGTCGGCGAGCACGGCGGTGATGATTTCCGCCGCGCGCAGCGAAGGGCAACCGTATCGCATCGAACTGAAGTCGAGCATCGAACAGGGTACCCTGAAAGTTGGCTCCACGGGTCAGTTGATGATTGAGAAGGAAACGCCCGTCGAGGGTCAAGCGCCGATCATCGAACGCCACGCCGCCAATCAGGGCCGCATCACCATTGAAGACAAAATGCTGGTCTCGGTGGGGGTGTTGCCGGACATCGAGCGCGACCGGATCATCGCCGCCAGCGCTCCGAAGGCGTTCCAAACGAAACTGGCCGAACTGGCCGAGTTGTCGAAGAAACTGGAAGGCAAGAAAAACGAAACCCGTTCCGTGACGCTGGACGCCATTCCCGAAGGATTCGATCTGGGCTACGCCGGATTGCCGAACAAACACGTTCGACTCAATGTGGCAACGAAGGAACTCATCACCGAAATCCCGCTGCAAACCAAGGAACAAGTGCTGATTGGGGTGGCCGCTGGCAACCCGGAAATCCGCGAGCTGTTTTCCAAGGTGATGGTCGAATCGACCAAATTCCGAGTCAGCCCGATGTGGCTGGTGCTGGCGTATCTGTTGGCGACCGTTGGCGAACTCTGCTTGTCTCCGATTGGTCTGTCGATGGTCAATAAGTTGGCTCCGCGGCAATACTCGACGATGCTGATGGGCATTTGGATGCTCACCAGTGCGTTCGGGAACTTCGTGGCCGGCAGCGCGGGCGAATTCTGGGATGTGACCGACCCGGTGCAGTTCTTCCTGATGATTAGCGTCGTCGTGGGCATCTCCAGCTTGGTGTTGTTGGTGACGTCCAAGCTGATGAATCGCCTGATGCACGGCGTGAGTTAACCCTTTCGGTCGCCGATCCGCTCCGGAATCGGCCCGAATCCGTCTCAGATTATTCCGCCGATTGGAATTCCCAGCGATCTGGGCGATCCCAATCGGCGGATTGCATTTCCCCGCTTGCCCCGTCGTAGGTGATGCCCGAAAATCCGCCCGTTTGCCCCGATTTCCATTTCGCCGTGGACGGGGAATTTCACGCATTTCGGAATTGACAGCATCGGGCGACTGGGTATAACCCGCCCCTCGAATACCCGAGTTTGCGACCGCAAGGCGATCGGATCGGTTCGCATGGCCATGGGGGAAGTGGCCGTGTTTTGGGGTACGATCCCGTCGATAGGCCGCACGAGGATGGTCATGAACCACGCACGACTGGTACTCACCGTCTTGCTCTGTGGCTTAACGGGCTGTATGTCGCCGGGGACGTCTCGGTTGCAGTCCGAAGACACGGAAGCAACCGCACCGGGGGAGACCCGATTAGTCGGGGATATTACCTCGTTTGCGAATGCCGGCCCGATTCAGGTGTCCGGGGTGGGTCTGGTAATTAACCTGGACGGCACGGGGGGATCGACGCCGCCGGGGACTTACCGCAACATGCTGGAACAAGAACTGAAGAAGCGCGGAATTGACAACTTCCGCGAATTAATTGATTCCAAGAATAATGCGTTGGTGCTGGTGAGCGGAGAAATTCCCGCCGGTGCCCGCAAGGGAGATCGCATCGACCTGGATGTGACGCTGCCCACCGGCTCGAAGGCGACGAGCCTTCGCGGTGGATACCTGGCGGAAACCGTCCTGGTCGACTTTAACACCAGCGAAAATCTCGCGCCGCAATCGGCTGCGGTTCGCGGCAATAAGTTGTTGCTGGGGGATGAGTTGGTGGTCGCCGAGGGGCCGTTGATGCCGGGCATTCGCAAGGAAAAAGCGGATGACCAAGAAACGCTCGTCGGTGTGGATGCCAGCCAGCCCATCAAGAAAGCGCAATTGTGGAGCGGCGGCCGAATCAAGAGTGATCGGCTCATGTATGTTGCGCTCAACACAGGCCACCAACGCTATGCCGAATCGGTTCGCGTGGGCAATCGGTTGAACGACACCTTCAGCGGAACGCTGGCGGGTGTGGACAAAATGGCCGAGCCAAAGACCAAAGAAGTGGTCACGCTCAAGGTACCGCAGCACTATCGGCAGAATCTGGCCCGCTACATGCGTGTGGTGCGCATGGTGCCGCTCAGCCCCGTGCCGGATGGTGCGGATTATCGCCGCAATCTGCAAATGCAATTGCAAGATCCGGCAACGTGTATGGTGGCCGCGCTCAAACTCGAAGCCTTGGGTGCCAGCAGCGTGCCACTCTTGGAAGCGGCTCTGCGAAATGAATCGCCGTTGGTGCGATTCGCGGCGGCGGAAGCGCTGACGTATCTGGGCCGCACCAGTGGCGTGGATGAACTCGGCGCAATCGCCATGACCGAACCGACGCTGCAAGCCTACTGTCTGACGGCGTTAAGCTCGTTGGATGAGGCCAAATGTCACGCCAAACTGCAAGAATTGCTGACGTGCGAGGTCTCCGAAGTTCGCTACGGTGCCTTCCGGGCCTTGCAAACGCTGGATTCCAACAACGAGATGGCTCGGGGCGAGAAACTCAACGAGACGTATTTCTTGCATGAATTGGCACCAGATTCCAAAGGCATGGTGCATGTGCTGACCTCGCATCGGCCGGAAGTGGTCGTGTTTGGCCGCACCCCGAAATTGGTGGCGCCGTTCTCGTATGCCATTGGCAATGACTTCACATTGACGGCGGGGCTGAACGACTCCAAGATCACGATCAGCCGCTTCTCGGTCAACAAAGGTCAGAAGCAAGTGCAATGCGGCTACGAAGTGGGTGAGGTGATTCGCACATTGGCCTCGCTCGAAGCGAGCTATAGCGATATCCTCGATCTGCTGTCGCAGGCGAACCGCTGCAAGAGTCTCAATTGTCCGCTTGCGGTGGATGCCCTGCCCAAGGCGGCGAGCGTGAAAGCGATTGCCGAACGCGGAAAGGTCAGCGGCTTGCCG
This DNA window, taken from Tuwongella immobilis, encodes the following:
- a CDS encoding macro domain-containing protein; this encodes MIDELWLVHPDAEMQAAFRRRFDGLPGVRYFPGRFEELPQIDAFVTAGNSYGIMTAGIDAAVIRRFGTELMQQVQQHIANEFLGEQPVGTAFLVATGDAAIPWIVHAPTMRTPGNIAGTDRVYNATWAALLAIARQNRLHAQTGEPLLLRIAMPAMGTGFGGVAFDEAARQMAAAYRHLQNPPYRLDWDWVAERELTINYDNGRKVVR
- a CDS encoding 3-keto-disaccharide hydrolase — translated: MMVRNRLRLLGLGLGLTLGLMGLHAAEPVSPPSKAESATTVLPSAKIDGTGPGWVALKRSDFADVNCKPDTWKFQDDGLITCTGQPVGVIRTTKKYTNFELVVEWKHLRSAGNSGVFVWALDEPLMSLKPGQLPHGIEVQVLDLGYTEQYEKATGKKATWFTTHGDVFRVGAAQLKPFPPISPDGSRSFPRKNLTKGINEWNHYYVRAINGEIRLWVNGEEVSGGNGANPATGYLCLESEGSPIEFRNLRIRELP
- a CDS encoding peptide MFS transporter; amino-acid sequence: MSTGSTPAAPTPLHARTFLGHPLGLYVLFFTEMWERFSYYGMRGLLMLYMINYFRWVPSDASTVYKIYTTLVYVTPILGGFLADRYLGNRMAVIIGATLMAIGHFLMAFEDYPIFLTALGFLIIGNGFFKPNMSTIVGRLYPANDPRRDGAYTIFYMGINLGAFLSPLVCGWLAENTLGSYHSGFTMAGIGMVIGLVTYLLGQPLIKEIVDSVPPAEIANSAPTPTNTALSEAEAAKTPSVLGGLSKIMPTLLFGAGGLMVLTAVILLSNGTLNFFNAVMLALGGISSGIIAWLASKYEGGLRDRILAIVGLGIFVIFFWAAFEQAGNVLNIWADKHTLRYMNEDEKAPTVRQGIPSDPTEKEREQSTVMERLSKMFVLKETKAEVAQNDDKGFLHPLVNPIPTAWFQSINAVLIVLIAPIMAWLWLRLGSKQPSIPMKMAIGLGFMSASTAVMISAARSEGQPYRIELKSSIEQGTLKVGSTGQLMIEKETPVEGQAPIIERHAANQGRITIEDKMLVSVGVLPDIERDRIIAASAPKAFQTKLAELAELSKKLEGKKNETRSVTLDAIPEGFDLGYAGLPNKHVRLNVATKELITEIPLQTKEQVLIGVAAGNPEIRELFSKVMVESTKFRVSPMWLVLAYLLATVGELCLSPIGLSMVNKLAPRQYSTMLMGIWMLTSAFGNFVAGSAGEFWDVTDPVQFFLMISVVVGISSLVLLVTSKLMNRLMHGVS
- a CDS encoding flagellar basal body P-ring protein FlgI, producing the protein MNHARLVLTVLLCGLTGCMSPGTSRLQSEDTEATAPGETRLVGDITSFANAGPIQVSGVGLVINLDGTGGSTPPGTYRNMLEQELKKRGIDNFRELIDSKNNALVLVSGEIPAGARKGDRIDLDVTLPTGSKATSLRGGYLAETVLVDFNTSENLAPQSAAVRGNKLLLGDELVVAEGPLMPGIRKEKADDQETLVGVDASQPIKKAQLWSGGRIKSDRLMYVALNTGHQRYAESVRVGNRLNDTFSGTLAGVDKMAEPKTKEVVTLKVPQHYRQNLARYMRVVRMVPLSPVPDGADYRRNLQMQLQDPATCMVAALKLEALGASSVPLLEAALRNESPLVRFAAAEALTYLGRTSGVDELGAIAMTEPTLQAYCLTALSSLDEAKCHAKLQELLTCEVSEVRYGAFRALQTLDSNNEMARGEKLNETYFLHELAPDSKGMVHVLTSHRPEVVVFGRTPKLVAPFSYAIGNDFTLTAGLNDSKITISRFSVNKGQKQVQCGYEVGEVIRTLASLEASYSDILDLLSQANRCKSLNCPLAVDALPKAASVKAIAERGKVSGLPNPDAPEDGTDTQANQ